From Rhodococcus sp. B7740, one genomic window encodes:
- a CDS encoding lycopene cyclase family protein: MNDFSADVAVVGLGPAGRAVAHRCAEAGLDVLALDPHPSRTWTPTYSAWADELPSWLPPTAVASTAQKPAVWTDRHRIIDRTYCVLDTPALQATLSLDRVRVLAGTAVDVTGSRVTTADGTIVDARHVVDARGTLDSRDLAQQTAYGIVVDRDRAEPILEGSDAWFMDWRTDNGARPGEAPSFLYAVALDEDRILLEETCLVGRPPLELALLRSRLHHRLTRRNLEPTGDEDVERVRFSVEPPPRSRLHTGRGGPVLFGSRSNLMHPATGYSVAASLATADHLVERFRGGGRSRPMRPVHVWTVQKLRNLGLRTALALEPEMVPQFFSSFFSLPVELQRSYLSGYDDALGTMTAMLKMFPTLPGSARLAIARTIVRTPGRG; the protein is encoded by the coding sequence GTGAACGATTTCTCGGCCGACGTCGCGGTGGTCGGACTCGGTCCCGCGGGGCGGGCCGTCGCCCATCGGTGCGCCGAGGCCGGACTGGATGTGCTCGCACTCGATCCACACCCGTCGCGCACCTGGACACCGACGTATTCCGCCTGGGCCGACGAGTTGCCGTCGTGGTTGCCTCCGACCGCCGTCGCCTCGACTGCGCAGAAGCCGGCGGTATGGACCGACCGTCATCGGATCATCGACCGGACGTACTGCGTGCTGGACACACCTGCCCTGCAAGCGACCCTGTCGCTCGACCGCGTCCGAGTGCTGGCGGGGACGGCCGTCGACGTCACCGGTTCCCGGGTGACGACCGCCGACGGCACCATCGTCGACGCTCGTCACGTCGTCGACGCCCGCGGCACGCTCGATTCTCGGGACCTCGCACAGCAGACGGCGTACGGCATCGTCGTCGACCGGGACCGCGCCGAGCCGATCCTCGAAGGATCCGACGCCTGGTTCATGGACTGGCGCACCGACAACGGAGCTCGGCCCGGTGAGGCCCCGAGTTTTCTCTACGCCGTGGCGCTCGACGAGGATCGGATCCTGCTCGAGGAGACGTGTCTGGTCGGCCGGCCACCGCTGGAACTCGCACTGCTTCGATCGCGGCTGCACCACCGGCTCACCCGTCGGAACCTGGAACCGACCGGCGACGAGGACGTCGAGCGAGTGCGGTTCTCGGTCGAACCGCCGCCTCGGTCGCGGCTGCACACCGGGCGAGGCGGACCGGTGCTCTTCGGTTCCCGCTCCAATCTGATGCATCCCGCCACGGGGTACAGCGTTGCGGCGTCGCTGGCGACGGCGGATCACCTCGTCGAGAGATTCCGAGGCGGTGGACGTTCGCGCCCGATGCGCCCGGTGCACGTCTGGACGGTTCAGAAGCTTCGCAACCTCGGGCTGCGCACGGCACTGGCTCTCGAACCCGAGATGGTCCCCCAGTTCTTCTCCAGCTTCTTCTCGCTCCCGGTCGAACTGCAGCGCTCGTACCTGTCCGGGTACGACGACGCCCTCGGGACGATGACCGCGATGCTGAAGATGTTTCCGACGCTCCCGGGATCGGCCAGGCTCGCGATCGCGCGCACGATAGTGCGCACTCCGGGCCGCGGCTGA
- a CDS encoding ABC-F family ATP-binding cassette domain-containing protein translates to MITATDLEVRAGVRTLLSTEGPALRVQAGDRIGLVGRNGAGKTTTLRILAGEGEPYAGEVVRTGELGYLPQDPKEGDLDVLAKDRVLSARGLDTLLHKMEKQQALMAEVADEALLDKAVRKYGELEERFASLGGYEAESEAARICNSLGLADRILGQPLRTLSGGQRRRVELARILFAASDGSGGRSNTTLLLDEPTNHLDADSITWLRGFLQNHEGGLIVISHDVELLGDVVNRVWFLDAVRGEADIYNMNWKKYLDARATDEQRRRRERANAEKKAGALRVQAAKMGAKATKAVAAQNMAKRADKLLANLDAERVSDKVAHIRFPEPAPCGKTPLMAKNLTKMYGSLEIFAGVDLAIDRGSRVVVLGLNGAGKTTLLRILAGTEKADTGEIEPGHGMRVGYFAQEHDTLDDHASVWENIRHAAPDTGEQELRSLLGAFMFTGPQLDQPAGTLSGGEKTRLALAGLVSSAANVLLLDEPTNNLDPISREQVLDALRSYKGAVVLVTHDPGAAEALSPERVILLPDGTEDHWSQEYLELIQLA, encoded by the coding sequence GTGATCACCGCCACCGACCTGGAAGTTCGTGCCGGTGTGCGGACCCTTCTGTCCACCGAGGGGCCCGCGCTCCGGGTACAGGCGGGCGACCGCATCGGGTTGGTCGGTCGCAACGGTGCAGGAAAGACCACCACGTTGCGCATCCTGGCGGGCGAAGGCGAGCCCTACGCGGGCGAGGTCGTGCGCACCGGCGAACTCGGTTACCTGCCGCAGGATCCCAAAGAAGGCGACCTCGACGTGCTGGCCAAGGATCGCGTGCTCTCGGCCCGTGGCCTGGACACCCTCCTGCACAAGATGGAAAAGCAGCAAGCGCTGATGGCCGAGGTCGCCGACGAGGCGCTGCTCGACAAAGCCGTCCGTAAATACGGCGAACTCGAAGAGCGTTTCGCCTCCCTCGGCGGTTACGAAGCCGAGAGCGAAGCGGCCCGCATCTGCAACAGCCTCGGCCTGGCCGACCGCATCCTCGGCCAACCGCTACGGACCCTGTCCGGTGGACAGCGTCGACGCGTCGAGCTGGCTCGCATTCTGTTCGCCGCGTCCGACGGCAGTGGTGGACGATCGAACACCACCTTGCTGCTCGACGAGCCGACCAACCACCTCGACGCCGATTCCATCACCTGGCTGCGCGGATTCCTGCAGAACCACGAGGGCGGACTCATCGTGATCAGCCACGACGTCGAACTGCTCGGAGACGTGGTGAACAGGGTGTGGTTCCTCGACGCCGTCCGCGGCGAAGCCGACATCTACAACATGAACTGGAAGAAGTACCTCGACGCCCGCGCCACGGACGAGCAGCGTCGCCGTCGTGAGCGCGCCAACGCGGAGAAGAAAGCCGGGGCACTGCGCGTGCAGGCCGCCAAGATGGGGGCTAAGGCGACGAAAGCCGTTGCAGCACAGAACATGGCGAAGCGCGCCGACAAGCTGCTCGCCAACCTCGATGCCGAACGGGTGTCCGACAAGGTGGCGCACATTCGTTTCCCCGAGCCGGCACCGTGCGGCAAGACGCCGCTGATGGCGAAGAACCTGACCAAGATGTACGGATCGCTGGAGATCTTCGCCGGCGTCGACCTCGCCATCGACCGGGGCAGCCGTGTCGTGGTCCTCGGGCTCAACGGTGCAGGCAAGACGACGCTGCTGCGGATCCTCGCCGGAACCGAGAAGGCGGATACCGGTGAGATCGAACCCGGCCACGGCATGCGCGTCGGATACTTCGCACAGGAACACGACACTCTCGACGACCACGCGTCGGTCTGGGAGAACATCCGGCACGCGGCACCCGACACCGGCGAACAGGAACTGCGGTCGCTGCTCGGAGCCTTCATGTTCACCGGGCCCCAGCTCGACCAGCCGGCAGGAACACTGTCCGGTGGCGAGAAGACCCGTTTGGCTCTCGCCGGGTTGGTGTCCTCCGCGGCGAACGTTCTCCTGCTCGACGAACCGACCAACAACCTCGACCCGATCTCCCGTGAGCAGGTGCTCGACGCGCTCCGCAGCTACAAGGGCGCCGTCGTACTGGTGACCCACGATCCCGGTGCCGCCGAAGCGCTGTCACCCGAACGAGTGATTCTGCTTCCCGACGGCACCGAGGACCACTGGTCGCAGGAGTACCTGGAACTGATCCAGCTCGCGTAA
- a CDS encoding cysteine desulfurase, translating to MAAPAAAAVAASFDVATVRRDFPILSRTVRDGKPLVYLDSGATSQRPVQVLDAEREFLTTCNAAVHRGAHQLAEEATDAYEGARAAIASFVGADVDEIVFTKNATESLNLVTYVLADQRFDRHLGPGDEIVVTELEHHANLVPWQELAARTGATLRWYGVTDDGRIDLDSLELSPAVKVLAFTHQSNVTGAVAPVEELVRRARAVGALVVLDACQSVPHMKVDFHALDVDYAAFSGHKMLGPSGVGVLYGKAALLEAMPPFITGGSMIETVTMEKTTFAAPPQRFEAGVPMTSQVVGLGAAVQYLENIGIDVIAAHEKSLVAATLAEFAKIDGVRVIGPTENVDRGSAVSFVVDGIHAHDLGQILDDEGVAIRVGHHCAWPLHRRFGVAATARASFALYNTVEEVQILTQAIRRAQSFFGTTDNGGGGQR from the coding sequence ATGGCTGCACCCGCAGCTGCGGCGGTGGCGGCATCGTTCGATGTCGCCACGGTTCGCCGCGACTTCCCCATCCTCTCGCGCACCGTGCGAGACGGTAAGCCGTTGGTGTATCTGGACTCCGGTGCCACCTCTCAGCGGCCCGTGCAGGTACTCGACGCCGAGCGTGAATTTCTGACCACGTGCAACGCTGCCGTACACCGCGGGGCGCATCAGTTGGCCGAAGAGGCCACCGATGCCTACGAGGGTGCGCGCGCCGCCATCGCGTCGTTCGTCGGTGCCGACGTCGACGAGATCGTGTTCACCAAGAACGCGACCGAGTCGCTCAACCTCGTGACGTACGTGCTTGCCGATCAGCGATTTGATCGCCACCTCGGTCCCGGCGACGAGATCGTCGTCACCGAACTCGAACACCACGCCAACCTCGTTCCGTGGCAGGAGCTGGCAGCTCGAACCGGGGCCACGCTGCGCTGGTACGGCGTCACCGACGACGGTCGAATCGACCTCGACTCGCTCGAATTGTCCCCGGCCGTCAAGGTTCTCGCGTTCACGCATCAGTCCAACGTGACCGGCGCGGTGGCTCCGGTCGAGGAATTGGTGCGTCGGGCCAGGGCGGTGGGCGCGCTCGTCGTCCTCGACGCGTGCCAGTCGGTGCCGCACATGAAGGTCGATTTCCACGCGCTCGACGTCGACTACGCCGCGTTCTCCGGTCACAAGATGCTCGGTCCATCGGGGGTCGGCGTGTTGTACGGCAAGGCTGCACTCCTCGAAGCGATGCCTCCGTTCATCACCGGCGGTTCGATGATCGAGACCGTCACCATGGAGAAGACGACGTTCGCCGCGCCGCCGCAACGGTTCGAAGCCGGCGTTCCGATGACCTCGCAGGTCGTCGGACTCGGCGCAGCTGTGCAATACCTGGAGAACATCGGCATCGATGTCATCGCCGCGCACGAAAAGTCCTTGGTCGCAGCAACTCTCGCCGAGTTCGCGAAGATCGACGGTGTTCGCGTGATCGGACCGACGGAGAACGTCGACCGCGGTTCGGCGGTGTCGTTCGTGGTCGATGGCATTCATGCCCACGACCTCGGACAGATCCTGGACGACGAGGGGGTCGCCATCCGCGTCGGACATCACTGCGCGTGGCCCCTGCATCGTCGGTTCGGCGTGGCTGCGACAGCGCGCGCCTCGTTCGCGCTCTACAACACGGTCGAGGAAGTGCAGATTCTGACACAGGCGATTCGCCGCGCACAGTCGTTCTTCGGCACCACCGACAACGGCGGGGGAGGTCAGCGGTAG
- the sufC gene encoding Fe-S cluster assembly ATPase SufC, producing the protein MSTLEIRDLHVSVANSDATAEPINILKGVDLTVKSGETHAIMGPNGSGKSTLSYAIAGHPKYTVTSGTITLDGEDVLEMSVDERARAGLFLAMQYPVEVPGVSMSNFLRTAATAVRGEAPKLRHWVKEAKTAMSELEIEANFLERNVNEGFSGGEKKRHEILQLGLLKPKIAILDETDSGLDVDALRVVSEGVNKYKEREDGGVLLITHYTRILRYIKPDFVHVFVNGEIVKSGGAELADELEANGYAGYTQAATTGA; encoded by the coding sequence ATGTCCACACTCGAAATCCGCGATCTGCACGTCAGCGTCGCCAACTCCGACGCCACTGCGGAGCCCATCAACATCCTCAAGGGTGTCGACCTCACCGTGAAGTCGGGTGAGACGCACGCGATCATGGGTCCCAACGGTTCCGGCAAGTCGACCCTGTCCTACGCCATCGCAGGCCACCCGAAGTACACGGTGACCTCGGGCACCATCACCCTCGACGGTGAAGACGTGCTCGAGATGAGCGTCGACGAGCGTGCGCGCGCCGGCCTCTTCCTGGCGATGCAGTACCCGGTCGAGGTGCCGGGCGTGTCGATGTCGAACTTCCTCCGCACCGCCGCCACCGCCGTGCGCGGTGAGGCTCCGAAGCTGCGGCACTGGGTCAAGGAAGCCAAGACCGCGATGAGCGAGCTCGAGATCGAGGCGAACTTCCTCGAGCGCAACGTCAACGAGGGATTCTCCGGCGGCGAGAAGAAGCGTCACGAAATTCTTCAGCTGGGACTGCTCAAGCCCAAGATCGCCATCCTCGACGAGACCGACTCCGGCCTCGACGTCGACGCTCTGCGCGTGGTGTCCGAGGGCGTCAACAAGTACAAGGAGCGCGAAGACGGTGGAGTGCTGCTGATCACGCACTACACCCGCATCCTGCGCTACATCAAGCCCGACTTCGTCCACGTCTTCGTCAACGGTGAAATCGTGAAGTCCGGCGGTGCAGAGCTGGCCGACGAGCTCGAGGCCAACGGATACGCCGGCTACACGCAGGCCGCGACCACCGGAGCATGA
- the sufD gene encoding Fe-S cluster assembly protein SufD produces MGAVASENPESAKEDKSKLVVNKGAQFTSYDVNAFEIPSGRDELWRFTPLRRLRGLHDGSAVADGAAQVTVGAPESVTVETVGREDERLGKAGVPADRVAAQAFSAFTAATIVSVPNEVEVADPIEITVDGPGVDHVAYGHLQIRLGTFARATVVIDQRGSGTYAENVEFVLGDSSQLHVVLIQDWQSDAVHVAAHHALLGRDAVLRHYNVSLGGDLVRISPTVRYSAPGGDADMLGLYFADAGQHLEQRLLVDHSAPHCKSNVMYKGALQGEVGPGKHDAHTVWIGDVLIRAEAEGTETYELNRNLVLTDGARADSVPNLEIETGEIVGAGHASATGRFDDEQLFYLRARGISEEVARRLVVRGFFHEVIDKIPVPAVRERLDAAIETELAVVGA; encoded by the coding sequence ATGGGTGCCGTGGCATCCGAAAACCCCGAGTCGGCCAAGGAAGACAAGTCGAAGCTCGTCGTGAACAAGGGCGCTCAGTTCACGTCCTACGACGTGAATGCGTTCGAGATCCCGTCGGGTCGTGACGAGCTGTGGCGTTTCACGCCGCTGCGTCGGCTGCGCGGCCTGCACGACGGTTCCGCCGTCGCCGACGGGGCCGCTCAGGTCACCGTCGGCGCCCCGGAATCGGTGACCGTGGAGACCGTCGGGCGCGAGGACGAGCGACTGGGCAAGGCCGGCGTTCCTGCCGATCGTGTTGCCGCTCAGGCATTCTCAGCGTTCACGGCGGCCACGATCGTCTCCGTGCCGAACGAGGTCGAGGTGGCCGATCCGATCGAGATCACCGTCGACGGTCCCGGTGTCGACCACGTCGCCTACGGTCACCTCCAGATCCGACTCGGCACGTTCGCTCGTGCCACCGTCGTGATCGACCAGCGAGGTAGTGGCACGTACGCCGAGAACGTCGAGTTCGTTCTCGGTGACAGCTCGCAGTTGCACGTCGTGCTGATCCAGGACTGGCAGTCCGACGCCGTGCACGTGGCGGCACACCATGCGCTGCTGGGACGCGACGCCGTGCTGCGGCACTACAACGTCAGTCTCGGCGGCGACCTGGTGCGCATCAGCCCGACCGTGCGCTACAGCGCGCCCGGTGGTGACGCCGACATGCTGGGTCTGTACTTCGCCGACGCGGGCCAGCACCTCGAGCAGCGTCTGCTCGTCGACCACTCGGCTCCGCACTGCAAGTCCAACGTCATGTACAAGGGCGCGTTGCAGGGCGAAGTGGGCCCGGGCAAGCACGACGCGCACACCGTCTGGATCGGCGACGTTCTCATCCGCGCCGAGGCCGAGGGAACCGAGACCTACGAGCTCAACCGGAACCTGGTTCTCACCGACGGCGCGCGCGCCGATTCGGTACCGAACCTCGAGATCGAGACCGGGGAGATCGTCGGAGCAGGCCACGCCAGTGCCACCGGCCGTTTCGACGACGAGCAGCTGTTCTACCTGCGCGCTCGTGGCATCTCCGAGGAGGTCGCTCGCCGACTCGTCGTCCGCGGCTTCTTCCACGAGGTCATCGACAAGATTCCGGTCCCCGCCGTGCGCGAGCGCCTGGACGCTGCCATCGAGACCGAACTCGCCGTCGTCGGCGCGTAG
- the ku gene encoding non-homologous end joining protein Ku: MRSIWKGSIAFGLVNVPVKVYSATEQHDIRFHQVHAKDGGRIKYDRICQECGKSVQFADIDKAYDSPDGERVILTDDDFDKLPAAEKHEIPVLEFVPTEQIDPILYDKSYFLEPDSASPKAYVLLRETLEETERTALVHFTLRQKTRLAALRVRDDVLVIQTLLWPDEVRAAEFPSLEDAPSARPQEVEMATSLVESMSSEFDPTEYTDDYQIELRKLIDETLANGGEKVIHTETEKDDDGEDAEVVDLVAALQRSVEAAGKNAKSGSSTSASAKKTPAKKAPAKKAAAKKTAAKKSTPAKTADSKADEAKGA; this comes from the coding sequence ATGCGCAGCATTTGGAAGGGCTCGATCGCCTTCGGACTGGTCAACGTTCCGGTGAAGGTCTACTCGGCCACCGAGCAGCACGACATTCGGTTTCATCAAGTGCACGCGAAGGACGGCGGGCGCATCAAGTACGACCGCATCTGTCAGGAATGCGGCAAGTCGGTGCAGTTCGCCGATATCGACAAGGCGTACGACTCCCCCGACGGGGAACGCGTCATTCTCACCGACGACGACTTCGACAAGCTGCCTGCGGCGGAGAAGCACGAAATTCCGGTTCTCGAATTCGTGCCGACCGAGCAGATCGATCCGATCCTCTACGACAAGAGTTACTTCCTCGAGCCGGACTCCGCGTCACCCAAGGCCTACGTGCTGCTTCGGGAGACGCTGGAGGAAACCGAACGCACCGCGCTGGTGCATTTCACTCTGCGACAGAAGACCCGCCTGGCCGCACTACGCGTGCGCGACGATGTGCTGGTGATTCAGACACTGCTGTGGCCGGACGAAGTCAGGGCCGCAGAGTTTCCTTCGCTCGAAGACGCGCCGTCCGCGCGCCCGCAGGAAGTGGAGATGGCGACGTCCCTGGTCGAAAGCATGTCCTCGGAATTCGATCCCACCGAGTACACCGACGACTACCAGATCGAACTGCGCAAGCTGATCGACGAGACGCTCGCCAACGGCGGTGAGAAGGTCATCCACACCGAGACGGAGAAGGACGACGACGGAGAGGATGCCGAGGTCGTCGATCTCGTGGCGGCTTTGCAACGCAGCGTCGAGGCGGCAGGCAAGAACGCGAAGTCGGGGTCCTCCACATCCGCTTCGGCGAAGAAGACACCCGCGAAGAAAGCCCCGGCGAAGAAGGCGGCCGCCAAGAAGACGGCAGCGAAGAAGTCGACCCCCGCCAAGACCGCCGACTCCAAAGCGGACGAAGCCAAGGGTGCGTGA
- a CDS encoding TetR/AcrR family transcriptional regulator: MPKVSEDHLAARRSEILDGARKCFGEFGYEGATVRRLEEATGLSRGAIFHHFKDKDGLFLALAQEDARRMAEVAATQGLVQVMRDMLAQPEQFEWLGTRLEITRRLRTDVDFRSSWAERSAELTDATLGRLERQKTAGRLRDDVPNDVLADYLDLVLDGLVARIASGHGGSNLAAILDLVEESVRRQD, from the coding sequence GTGCCCAAGGTCAGCGAAGACCACCTGGCTGCCCGTCGAAGCGAGATTCTCGACGGCGCGCGTAAGTGCTTCGGCGAGTTCGGTTACGAGGGCGCGACAGTACGGCGTCTCGAAGAAGCCACCGGCCTGTCGCGCGGAGCCATATTCCACCACTTCAAGGACAAGGACGGGCTCTTCCTCGCGCTGGCTCAGGAAGATGCCCGACGCATGGCCGAGGTCGCGGCCACTCAGGGTCTGGTGCAGGTGATGCGAGACATGCTGGCGCAACCCGAACAATTCGAGTGGCTCGGCACGCGGCTCGAGATCACCCGACGATTGCGCACGGACGTGGACTTCCGGTCCAGCTGGGCCGAGAGGTCGGCCGAGCTGACCGACGCCACACTCGGACGACTCGAGCGTCAGAAGACCGCAGGACGACTGCGCGACGACGTACCCAACGACGTCCTCGCCGACTACCTCGATCTCGTGCTCGACGGCCTGGTGGCTCGCATTGCGTCCGGTCACGGCGGCTCGAACCTCGCCGCGATCCTGGACCTGGTCGAGGAGTCGGTCCGCAGGCAGGACTGA
- a CDS encoding metal-sulfur cluster assembly factor, whose amino-acid sequence MTEATETTPAVTTTPVELTADEIEVLEDLEEAMRDVVDPELGINVVDLGLVYDIKIDADDIVTVDMTLTSAACPLTDVIEDQARGALVRSGLAADLKINWVWMPPWGPDKITDDGREQLRALGFTV is encoded by the coding sequence ATGACCGAAGCAACAGAGACGACTCCAGCCGTGACCACGACGCCGGTGGAACTGACTGCCGACGAGATCGAGGTGCTCGAGGACCTCGAAGAAGCGATGCGCGACGTCGTCGACCCCGAGCTCGGGATCAACGTCGTCGACCTGGGACTGGTGTACGACATCAAGATCGACGCCGACGACATCGTCACGGTCGACATGACGCTGACGTCGGCGGCATGCCCGTTGACCGATGTCATCGAGGATCAGGCTCGCGGCGCGCTCGTGCGCAGCGGTCTGGCCGCCGACCTCAAGATCAACTGGGTCTGGATGCCGCCGTGGGGTCCGGACAAGATCACCGACGACGGTCGCGAGCAGCTCAGGGCCCTCGGCTTCACCGTCTGA
- a CDS encoding SDR family oxidoreductase, whose product MTDASETVNSSSAPTPDLAGRTALVTGGSRGIGKAIAAELLARGANVAITARKREPLVAAAAELGDSVLAIDGNAGDPEHRRNAVASTVETFGSLDILVNNTGINPVYGSLMDADLAGVSKIFDTNVVGTLGFVQQAFHAWMGEHGGAIVNVASVAGIRSTGVIAAYGASKAALIRLTEELAWQLGPKIRVNAVAPGVVKTKFAEALVANGEDAAASGYPMKRLGNPEDVAALVAFLVSDASSWITGETVRVDGGLLATGGM is encoded by the coding sequence ATGACCGACGCCTCCGAAACAGTCAACTCTTCCAGCGCGCCGACCCCCGATCTCGCCGGCCGCACCGCACTCGTCACCGGCGGCAGCCGAGGCATCGGCAAGGCCATCGCCGCGGAACTGCTCGCCCGCGGCGCGAACGTCGCCATCACCGCTCGCAAGCGCGAACCTCTCGTTGCGGCGGCAGCGGAACTCGGCGATTCCGTGCTCGCGATCGACGGTAATGCGGGCGACCCGGAGCACCGACGCAACGCGGTCGCGAGCACCGTGGAGACCTTCGGTTCACTGGACATCCTGGTCAACAACACCGGCATCAACCCCGTCTACGGCTCACTGATGGACGCCGACCTGGCCGGCGTGAGCAAGATCTTCGACACGAACGTCGTGGGTACCCTCGGATTCGTCCAGCAGGCGTTCCATGCCTGGATGGGCGAGCACGGCGGCGCGATCGTCAACGTCGCCAGCGTGGCAGGCATCCGTTCCACCGGCGTGATCGCCGCGTACGGCGCATCCAAAGCGGCTCTGATCCGCCTCACCGAGGAGCTCGCCTGGCAGCTCGGTCCGAAGATTCGCGTCAATGCGGTGGCTCCGGGCGTGGTGAAGACGAAATTCGCCGAGGCTCTCGTCGCCAACGGCGAAGACGCGGCAGCGTCCGGCTATCCGATGAAGCGTCTCGGCAATCCTGAGGACGTAGCGGCCCTGGTGGCCTTCCTGGTGTCGGACGCGTCCTCCTGGATCACGGGCGAGACCGTGCGCGTGGACGGTGGTTTGCTCGCCACCGGCGGAATGTGA
- the sufU gene encoding Fe-S cluster assembly sulfur transfer protein SufU has protein sequence MRMEQMYQEVILDHYKHPHGRGLREPFGAEVHHVNPTCGDEVTLRVQIENGTVADVSYDGQGCSISQAATSVLTDQVVGLSVADALKTVDAFSDMVGSRGTVEGDEDVIGDGIAFVGVAKYPARVKCALLGWMAFKDAVVQIVDADSTVTTGETAQSALSGGQQS, from the coding sequence ATGCGCATGGAACAGATGTACCAGGAAGTGATCCTCGATCACTACAAGCACCCGCACGGCCGTGGACTGCGCGAGCCCTTCGGTGCCGAGGTACACCACGTCAACCCCACCTGCGGCGACGAGGTGACCCTGCGCGTGCAGATCGAGAACGGCACCGTCGCCGACGTCTCGTACGACGGCCAGGGCTGCTCGATCAGCCAGGCGGCGACATCGGTGCTCACCGACCAGGTCGTCGGCCTGAGCGTCGCCGATGCGTTGAAGACGGTCGACGCGTTCAGCGACATGGTCGGCAGCAGAGGTACCGTCGAAGGCGACGAGGACGTCATCGGTGACGGAATCGCGTTCGTCGGTGTGGCCAAATACCCGGCCCGCGTCAAGTGCGCCCTGCTGGGATGGATGGCTTTCAAGGACGCGGTTGTTCAAATAGTGGACGCAGATTCGACAGTCACGACGGGCGAGACCGCCCAGTCGGCACTTTCCGGAGGACAGCAATCATGA